GCCGATCTCGTGATGCTGCGCGCCGCGCGCGCGCTGGCGGCGCTGGAACAGGCCGACGCGGTGACGGTGTCGCATGTGGAGCGCGTGGCGCAGGCCGTGCTGCGGCACCGGCGCCATGCGGGTACGCCGCCGTCGCACGGATCGCCGCAACCAAACCGTGAACGCGACGATGGTTCGCCGCCGGATGCGCGCCAGCGGCCCGACAACCGACAGGACGAGACACAAGGCGATGCATCGGCGTCCCAGGGCGACTGGGGCTACTTGCCGCCCGAGCCGGCTGGCCTGCGCGAAGTCAAAGGCGTCGTGCCGCTGCCGCTAAAAAAACGCTGAGCCATCGAGCCGGCGCCGCCGCGAACGCCGTTCGCGGTCCTCGATGGCAGTCAGGCGCAACCGCGCGCTTACCGGGCACGGCACGCGCGGGCAAGGCCGTTGCGTGGCCGGCGACGCTCGTCGCGAAGCGCGGTGGACCGCTGTGTCATGAGCATGTGCGCTTCCGGAAACGCGCGGGCACGCCGCAGGCGCTGCATTGCTTCGTGCTCGACTGTTCGGCGTCGATGCTGTCGCACGACCGGCTCGCGCTCGCAAAGGGGCTGATCGTCGCGTATTTCGATCAGGCTGCACGCGAGCGTGTCGAAACCGCGCTGATCTGCTTCGGCGGTCAAGGCGCCGCACGGCGGTTCGGCCCGGCCGTGCCGCGCTGGTGGAATGCGCGCTGGCTCGAACCGGTCGACGGCGGCGGCGGCACGCCGCTCGCGGACGGCATCGCGGCCGCCACGCAGTTGCTCGCGCGCGATGCGCGGCGCGAGCCCGGCAAGCAGCGCTGGCTGTGGGTGCTGTCCGACGGGCGCACGCGCGAGACGGCGGCAAAACCCGCGGCGGCCGATCACGTCGTGTTCGTCGACTTCGACGATGCGGCCGTGCGGATCGGGCAGGGCGCGCGGCTTGCCGCCGCATGGGGCGCGCAATGGATGACGGCGGACGCGCTTCGCACGGATCTCGCGGGCTGATGGCCGGCCGGCGGTGCGATATGATCGCCGCTTCTGCTTCTGCCCACTGGAAAAACCCGCCATGCAAGTACTGGTCGATGCCGACGCGTGTCCCGCCGTCATCAAGGACATGCTGTTTCGCGCCGCGCGTCGTGCCGAAATCTGCGTGACGCTGGTCGCGAACCAGTTCCTGCGCACGCCGCCGTCGCCGTTCATCAAGGCCGTGCAGGTGCCGGCCGGCTTCGACGTGGCTGATGCGCGCATCGTCGAACTGGTCGAGGCTGGCGATCTCGTGATCACGGCCGACATCCCGCTGGCTGCCGCCGTCCTCGACAAGGGCGCGCATGCGCTCGACCCGCGCGGCAACTGGTTCAGCCGCGAGAACATCGAGGAACGCCTGTCGACGCGCGCGATGATGGATCAGTTGCGCAGCGCGGGCATCGACACCGGCGGCCCGGCGCCGTTCAGCGCGCGTGACGGCAAGGCGTTTGCCTCGCAGCTCGACCGGTTTCTGGCGCGGCACGGCAAGTCTTGAGGTCGGGGCGCGACGGCCGCGTGTCGTGACGCGTCCAGCGTGGGGGGAGCCCCGCACGCGCTACAACGCCGGATCGCCGGACCGCCGGATCCACATCGAATCGCGCACGTCGCCCGGGCCGGGGTGCGTGATTGCGTCGACGCTGCTATCGTGGCGCAAACGACAATCCAACCCAGGAGTGCACGCGTGACACCGACTCAACTTCTCATCCCGACCTTCACCCACATGCTGAGCGCACAGACCGCGTGGCTCGACAAGGCTGTCGCGCACCGGCAGGCCGCGGGCGACGCGCCCGACGCGGCGATGACGTTGAGGCTGGCGCCCGACATGTATCCGCTCGCGGCACAGGTGCGCTTCTCATGCTTCCAGGCGATGGAGCCCGTCCACCGGCTGCGTGGCGAGCCGTTGCCGGCTGCGCTGCTGGCCTTGCGCGAAGCGGGATGGAATGCGGATGCGCAGCCCGGCACGCTCGCCGACGCGCAGGCGATCATCGCGGGCACGCTGGCCTTTCTCGGCGAACTCGCGCCGGATGCGCTGGATGGCGGCACGGCGCTGCCGATCGCGCTCGAGCTGCCGAACGGGATCGCGTTCGACATGACGGGCGAACAATATGCGCGCGACTGGGCGCTGCCGCAGTTCAATTTCCACGCGATCGCCGCTTACGCGATCCTGCGCCACCATGGTGTCGAACTCGGCAAGGCCGACTACGTGCCGCACATGCTCGCATACGTACGACCCGGCACGATTCCGCAAGGGTGAACATCGAAGCGACATGACACGGGCACTGTTCATCTGCAGCCGCAACCGGCTGCGCAGCCCGACGGCCGAAGCGGTATTTGCCGCGTGGCCCGGCATCGAGACCGACTCCGCGGGCCTCGCGCCCGATGCGGACGCGCGGCTATCCGCCGAGCAGCTCGACTGGGCCGATATCGTGTTCGTGATGGAGCGCGCGCACAAGGCAAGGCTGTCGACGCGCTTCGGACCGCATCTGACGGGCAAGAAGATCGTCTGCCTCGACATTCCCGACCGCTACGCGTTCATGCAGCCGGAACTCGTCGCGCTGCTCGAGCGCAAGGCCGGCCCGTTCCTGCGCGCGTGATCGGCGCGGGCAGCGCCGCCGTCAACGAAGCGGGCCGTTGACGATCGCCGAAAAACAGTCGAGACGCAGCATCTCGATGATCTTGCGCGTCGGCACGCTCGCATGGAGCGTGTCGAGCCGGTCGACGGTGAACCACTTGCAGCGGGCGATCTCGTTGCTCGCGCGCGGCGTCAGGTGTGCCGGCACCTCGACCACGAACACGTGATGGAGCTTCGACAGCCCGCCGAACTGCACCGCATAGTCGAGCGCGAGCCCCTCCAGCCGCGTTTCCTCGGCCAGTTCCCGCTGCGCGGCTTCGAGCGGCGTCTCGCCGCGCCGGATCGTGCCGCCCGGCAGCGACCAGCGCGACGCCGTGCGGGCGACGAGCAGCACGCTGCTGCGCTGGCGGCACACGATCGTGGCGCGTTCCTTGGTGACGGCGAGGGTATCCGGCCCGGTGCTCATGTTCGGCAAAACAGGTGCTGAATCGTGGAGAAAGTGCGCGTCGGCGGCGAGTTGTCCGGCAGCGGGCCGCGACGGCGTGCAGGCAGCCGCACCGATCTTACCGGCCGTTCGTGACAGTTCCGTGCACGGCGCAGCGCGCCGGACACGGCGTCATGCGTGCGTATAGATCCCGCTGCGCACCGGCTTCGCACGGCGCGAACGGCGCTTGTGAACGGCGCGCCGATGATGCGGCGATGGCGCCGTCGCGTGCCGGCGCGCAGGCGCGGGCCGGGCAGCGGGCGCACCGGCCCGCGGTGCAGCGGCGGGCATTTGCGTCTGTCCTTCGCCGAAATGGAAAGTCTGGGTTTGCGCGTGTGCGACGCCCAGCGTCGACGCCAGTACGAAGGCCGCCAGCCACAACCGTTTCATGAATATTCCGCCTTGCTTTTGTCAGGATGAAGGGAGTCCGCCAGCTTAGCGAAGGGCGGGGCGCCACCGCAACCCGCCCGCGTTCGGTGTCGTCCCCACTTGCGCTCGGCGACGTTATCCGCGCGGCAGGCGGGTGCATCCGGGCTTGACAACATAATTCCCGAGTGTGAATATAAATTCACACACAAGAATTATTCGTCGAATCCGGAGAGGCGTGGCGCAGGCGCCAGGCCACCGGAGCCGGCAGTCCGATCAACCGGAATCAGGAGCGGGACGCATGGCGGAACACGAGCAGCAGGGCGCGCTGGCGGGATTGCGCATCATCGATCTGTCGCGGGTGCTGGGCGGCCCGTACGCGACGCAGATCCTCGCCGACCACGGCGCGGAGGTGATCAAGGTCGAACCGCCGTCCGGTGACGAAACGCGTACCTGGGGGCCGCCGTTCGACGGCGACACCGCGTCGTATTTCCTCGGTGTGAACCGCAACAAGCTCGGCGTCGCGCTCGACCTGACGCAACCGGCCGACCGCGAGCGGCTGCTCAGCCTGCTCGAGCACGCGGACGCCGTCGTCGAAAACTTCAAGATCGGCACGATGGAGCGCTGGGGGCTCGGCTTCGACGCGCTGCACGCGCGGTTTCCGCGCCTCGTCTATTGCCGCGTGTCGGGTTTCGGCGCGGATGGCCCGCTCGGCGGGCTGCCCGGCTACGACGCGGCCGTGCAGGCGCTCGCGGGGCTGATGAGCGTCAACGGCGAAGCGGGCGGCGCACCGCTGCGCGTCGGCGTGCCGATCGTCGATCTCGTCACCGGGCTGAACGCGGCGCTCGGCGTACTGATGGCGCTGCGCGAGCGCGATGCGAGCGGCCTCGGCCAGTTCGTCGAGTCGACGCTGTTCGACTGCGCGCTGTCGATCCTGCATCCGCATACGCCGAACTACTTCCATTCGGGCAACGCGCCCGTGCGCACCGGCAACGCGCATCCGAACATCACGCCGTACGACAGCTTTCCGACGGCAGGCGTCGACATCTTCCTGGCGGTCGGCAACAACGGGCAGTTCGCGGCGCTGTGCGACGTGCTCGGCACGCGCGGCTGGCTCGACGATCCGCGTTTCGCCGACAACCGTGCACGCAGCGCGCACCGTGCCGCACTGCGTGCGCTGCTCGAAACCGCACTGGCCGCGCATGACGGTGCGGCGCTCGCCGAGCAGCTGATGCGCCGCGGCGTGCCGTGCGCGCCGGTGCTCGGGCTCGATGCGGCGCTCGATCATCCGCACGTTGCGCATCGGGAGATGAAGGTCGAGCTGGGCCGGCATCGCGGCATCGCGTCGCCGATCAAGCTCGGCCGCACGCCGGCGACGTACCGTCGGCCGCCGCCGGCACTGAACGAACACGTGGCGCAGGTGTTTGCGCACGACGACCACGACGACGACGATCGCCGGGACTGACCGGCATCGCGGCCGCCGGCCGCGCCGCGCTGCGGCGCAGGGCCGCGCGGTCCGGCACATCATCATTCGGACATCACGCCGGCTTGCGCACGGAAGACGCATGCCGGCTGAAGAGGAGACGCATCATGCTCGCATGGATCGGCGCGATCGCCATCGTCGCGCTGTTCGGCCTGATCATCACGAAACGGCTGTCGCCGCTCGTCGCGCTGATCGTCGTGCCGGTGGCCGCGTCGCTCGCGGCGGGCTTCGGGCTGCAGACCGGCAAGTTCATCGTGCACGGCGTGCAGAACATCGGCCCGATCGCCGGCATGTTTGTTTTTGCGATTCTATTTTTCGGAATCCTCACTGATTCGGGGATGCTCGACCCGATCATCGCGGGCGTATTGCGCGTAATCGGCTGCCATCCGCCGCGCATCGTGATGGGCTCGGCACTGCTCGCGCTGCTGATTCACCTCGACGGCTCGGGCGCGGTCACGTTTCTCGTCACGTTGCCGGCGATGATGCCGCTCTACACGCGGCTCGGGATGGACCGGCGGATTCTCGCGTGCGTCGCGTCGATGGCGGCCGGCGTCAACTTCCTGCCGTGGGTCGGGCCGATGCTGCGCGCATCGGCGGCGCTGCACATTCCCGGCTCGGTGATCTTCACGCCAATGATTCCGGTACAGATCGTCGGGCTCGTGTTCGTGTTCGGCACGGCGTACGTGCTCGGCGTGCGCGAGGCGAAGCGGCTCGGGCTCGACCGTGCCGGCGCGGCGTCGCTGGCGATCGCACCACGCGAGCTGACCGACGCCGAACGCGCGTTGCGCCGGCCGGGCCGCTTCGGGATCAACGTCGCGCTGACCCTCGTCGTGCTCGTGACTCTGGTGTCGGGCATCGTCGACCCGATGGTGATGTTCATGCTCGGCACGGTCGCCGCGCTCGTGATCAACTACCCGGATGTGCAGGCGCAGCGCGAGCGGATCGACGCGCATGCGAAGGCCGCGCTGATGATGGCGAGCGTGCTGCTCGCGGCCGGCGCGTTCACCGGCATCATGTCCGGCACCGGGATGCTGAAGGCGATGGCGGAAGTCGTCGTCGCGCACGTGCCGGTCGAGCATGCGCGCCACATGCCGTTCGTGCTCGGGCTGCTGTCGATGCCGCTCAGCTTGCTGTTCGATCCCGATTCGTTCTACTTCGGCGTGCTGCCGGTGCTCGCGGAGAGCGGCAAGCTGCTTGGCGTGCCGCCGATCCAGATGGCGCAGGCCGCGCTGCTCGGCCAGATGACGACGGGCTTTCCGGTGAGCCCGCTGACGCCCGCGACGTTCCTGATCGTCGGCCTGACCGGCGTCGAGCTCGCCGAGCACCAGAAATTCACGATTCCGTTCCTGTTCGCCGCCACCGTGCTGATGGTGTTCGCCGCGGTGATCGTTGGCGTGTTTCCGTTGTGAGCGCGCCAGACGTGCCGCTTCGTGGCCGTGCCCCGAGGGGCCAATCCTGCGAGGGGACGTTCCGCGGCGCGGCAACCCTGGCGCCGCCTGGCGCTTTTTTGAGAGCGGCGCGGCCGCTCGGCTTTTTCCGGGAGTGCAATCCATGCAGTTCGACCTGACCGACGACCAGCGCGCGATCGAAAGCGCGATCGAGAAAATCTGCGAGCGCTTCGGCGACGACTACTGGCTCGAACGCGATCGCGCGGGCGGCTTTCCGGCCGACTTCCACGCGGCGCTCGCCGAAGCCGGCTGGCTCGGCATCGCGATGGATCCGGCCCATGGCGGCGCCGGTCTCGGGATGACCGAGGCCGCGCTGATGATGCGCACGATCAGCGCATCGGGCGCCGGCCTGTCCGGCGCGTCGGCCGTGCACATGAACATCTTCGGGCTGAATCCCGTGCAGGTGTTCGGCAACGAAGCGCAAAAGGCGCGCTTTCTGCCGCCGCTGATCGCCGGGCACGACAAGGCGTGCTTCGCGGTGACGGAACCCGACGCGGGCCTCGACACCACGCACCTGACCACGCAGGCGCGTCGCGACGGCGATCACTATGTGCTGAGCGGGCGCAAGATCTGGATCTCGACCGCGCAGGTCGCGAACAAGATGCTGATCATCGCGCGCACGACGCCGCTCGACCAGGTCGCGAAGCCGACCGACGGCCTGAGCCTGTTCTACACCGACCTCGACCGCTCGCACGTCGAGGTGCGCGAAATCGAGAAGATGGGCCGCAAGGCCGTCGATTCGAACATGCTGTTCATCGACAACCTGCGCGTGTCGCGCGATGACCTGATCGGCAACGAAGGCGACGGCTTCCGCTATCTGCTGCATGGCCTGAACCCCGAGCGGATCCTGATCGCGGCGGAGGCGATCGGGCTCGGGCAGGCCGCGCTGCGCCGCGCGACGCAGTATGCGTGCGAGCGCGTCGTGTTCGGCCGGCCGATCGGGCAGAACCAGTCGATCCAGCATCCGCTCGCCCAGGTGTGGATGCAACTCGAGGCTGCGTGGCTGATGGTGATGAAGGCCGCGACGCGCTACGACGCTGGGCAGTCGTGCGGCGCGGAGGCGAACGCGGCCAAATACCTCGGCGCCGAAGCCGCGTTCCAGGCGTGCCAGACGGCCGTCGCGACGCTCGGCGGGATGGGTTACGCGAAGGAATACCATGTCGAGCGCTACCTGCGCGAGTGTATGATTCCGAGGCTCGCGCCCGTGAGTCCGCAACTGATCCTGTGCTACATCGCGGAGAAGGTGCTCGGGCTGCCGAAGTCGTACTGACCGTAGCGACCCGGCGGCCGGCGCCGCGCGCGGTTTCCCGTTTCGATTCAAGCGCTCGTCATGGACGTCAAACTCGTTGCCCGCACGCTCGACCTGTTCGAGCTGTTCGCCGCCGAACGGCGGCCGCTGCCACTCACCGAACTCGCGCGCCTGCTCGATGTGCCGCCGTCGAGCTGCCTCGCCATGGCGCGCACGCTCGTGAGCCGCGGCTATCTGTACGAAGTGCGCAAACGTGGCGGCTACTACCCGACGCGGCGCCTGCAGACGATCGCCGCCGCGATCGACGCGACCGATCCCGTCGTCGATATCGTGCATCCGCACCTCGTCGCGCTGCGCGACGCGAGCCGCGAGACGGCCGTGCTCGGCAAGATCCAGGGTGTGTCGGTCACGTACCTCGACGTCGTCGAGTCGGAGCAGGCGATCCGCTATACGCGCCAGCCCGGCGAGCTGCGTCCGCTGCATGCGAACTCGATCGGCAAGGCGATCTTCGCGGAACTCGCCGGCGATGCGCAGCAAACGCTCGGCGCACAGCTGGCGTTCGAACGCTTTACCGAGGCGACGGTGGCCGACCTGCCGGCGCTCGTCGCGCAAACCGCACGGTTTCGTGATCTAGGCTGGGCCGAGAACTTCGGCGAGAGCGCGCCCGAGCTGTCGGCGATCGCGGTCGCGCTGACGCTCGACGGCGACTGGTACGGGCTGTCGGTCGTCGGGCCGACCGAGCGGATCCGCCAGCATCGCGACACGCATGCGGCGCTGCTCGTCGACGCGAAGGCCAAGCTGCTGGCCGAGCACGCGCGCGGTTGACGGCGGGCAGGGCACGCCTGCAGCGGCCCTGCAAACGCGCCAGCCAGCAGGCCGTCCGCCGCCGATCGGGCAGCGATCGCCGCGAACGGCCCCGGATCCGCGAGCCTAACGACGGCCGATACGCGGCATCACGACTTCACCCACACACCGCCCGCACTCGGGTTGTCGCCTTGCGTCCACCATTTCGCGCAATACTTCGCGCCCTGGTACATCACGCAGGTGCCGCCTGAATACGCGGTCGTCGCCGACCACGTGGCCGTGCCGCCGCCGACCGGCTTCCATACGGCCGCCTGGCCGGGCACGTCGCCCTGCGTCCACCATTGCGCCTGGTACGTCGTCCCCTGGTAGGTGACCGTCGCGCCGGCCGTGTAGACCTGGCCGGCAGCCCACGGTGCGCCCGGCTGCGGCGTGCCGCCGTCCGAGCCGCCGCCGTAGTTCGGATCCTGCGTCACGCCCGCGCCCCATTTGCCGTCGAGCTGCTTGAAGATCGTCGCGAACGCGTATGGCTGCTGCGCGACGCCCGAGCAGGTCGGCGACGCATATGTGCCGCCGGACGGGCACGCCTGATCGCGGCCGACCGACCAGTTGCCGAAGAAACCGTAGCCGTTGGCGATCGCCGCATTCAGCACGCTTTGCGCATTCGCGAGCGTGAAGGTTTCGCCCTGCACGTCGTTCACGCCGATCATCGGCGTAACACCGACCATCTGCCAGAGCTGCGCATTGGTCTTCGGCTGGCCGGCCGACTTGAACGCCGTGTCGAGTTGTGAGTACAGCGCCTGCGCGGCGCTGATCGCGGCGGCGCCCATGTCGATGTTCGCGGGGCCGTAATCCATCGCCATCACGTTCACCGCATCGAACGCGGCCTGGTTCGCGATTGCCGCGTTGACCACGTTCAGGCCGTCCTGCGTGAGCCCGGTCGGCATCGTCGGCAGCGTCAGCGTGACGTGCAGCGGCTTGCCCTTCGCCGCATAGTCGGACTGCAGTTGCGCGACGGCCTGGAAGTTGCGCGCGACCGCGGCCGTGTCCTGTTGAGATGCGCCTTCGATGTCGAAATCGATGTGCGTGAGGCCGTACGTGTCGATCACGGTCTGGTACGCGCTCTTCAACGCAGGGACCGTCGAGCACGCCTGCATCAGCGGCGTACCGTTCGCCCCGCCGAACGACACCGCGACTTCGCCGCCTTTCGCGCGGTAGCTCGCGATCGACGTCGACAGCGCGGTCAGGAGGCCGCCGCTCGCGCCGTTGCCGATCGGCTGCACGCCGCCCCACGACGGCACGCAGCCGTTGCCCGCGACCACGAACGCGAGCGTGAATTGCTGGATACCTTGCCGGACGCCGATCTGGTCGACGAGCGGCGTCGGATAGAGCGTCACGTCGACGAAGGGCGCATAGACGCCGGCGCCCTGGGACACACTCGCCACTGCAAGCAGACAACCCGCGGCAACTGCACGCGGGATGAAACGCGGCAACACATTGTTGTTCATTGTGTTCTCCAAGTGGAAGAGGGATACGTTGGCCTGCGTATCGCCGCCGGTCGTGCGACCGGGCATGCCCGGCCGGCGGCGTGCCCATCTTGGAGGATTCGCGCTGAATAGTGAATGGTTAGGTGTTCTTTTTGTTATTTGATTCCCGATACGTAACGATCTTGCCGATTCGACACCGTTGCGCAACGCATCGGGCGGGTGATTTTCCCGATCGGCGCCCGCCCCGCGAGACGTGCCGCTTACGTCGATGCAGGCTGCGCGAGCGAGCGCGCCAGCGCAACGAAACGCTCGACGCATGCCGACGAAAACGGCTCGTTCCACGACACGATCTGCTCGACTGCGCGCGTGCCGGCGAGCGGCACGTAGACGACGCCCGGACGCTGCAGCGTCGCCGTGAAGCCCGGCACGATCGCGATGCCGCGTTCGGCGGCCACCAGCGACACGAGCGTTGTGATCTGTGCGGCGGTTGCCCCGATCCGCGGTGCGAATCCGGCCTGCGCGCACAGGTCGTCCAGCGCGGCGGTCAACGCCGAACCGTAACCGGGCGGAAAGGTGACGAAGGTTTCGCTGGCCAGTTCGGCGACGTCGAGGCTCGCACGGTTCGCGAGCGGATTACCGGCCGGCACGGCCGCGACGAGCGGTTCGCGCGACACGACGAGCGACGCGACCGGTACGCCGGGCGCGCCGTCCCACGCCCAGCCGAAGCCGACGTCCATCGCGCCGTCGGCGATCTGCTGGCGCTGGCTGGCGGTCGCCGCTTCGCGAAACGCGAGTTCGACGTCGGGCATCGTGCGGCTCGCGGCGCGGATCACGTCGGGGAACGTGTCGGACATCGGAATCGAGCTCGCATAGCCGATCACGAGGCGCCCGGCGATGCCTTGCGCGATCTTGCGCGCGCTCGCCTCGGCTTCGGCGGCCGCGCTGACGACGTGGCGCGCATGTTCAAGGAACAACTCGCCTTCCGGCGTGAGCCGCACCGCGCGCGTCGAGCGCTCGAACAGGCGCACGCCGAGATCGCTTTCCAGCGCGGCGATATGGCGTGTCAGCGGCGGCTGCGCGACGCGCAGGCGCAATGCCGCGCGGCCGAAGTGCAGTTCGTCGGCGACGACCACGAAATAACGGAGGCGGCGCAGGTCGAGCATTGTTGTCGTTCCGGTATCAATTGCGCTGAAAACGGTATTGGCGTGCACGCGGCGCGCTCGTCAGACTGTCGGCATCGACGACCAGGCATTTCCGATGAACGACAGGACCACGCGCATCGCGTTCTTTCTCTGCGGCTTCGCCGCGTTTCTCAATCTCTATTCGACGCAGGGCATCCTGCACGAACTCGCCGAGGCCTTCGGCGTCAGCGCGGAGCGCGCAGGGCAGGGCGTAAGCGCGACCACGATGGCTGTCGCCATTATCGCGCCGTTCGTCGGCGTGCTGGCCGCGCGCATCGAACGGCGCGTCGCGATCTCGCTGGCGGCGATGGCCGTCGCGTTGCCGGTCGTCTGGTCCGCGCACGCGGCGGGCTTTGCGTCGTTCCTCGGCGCGCGCTTCGCGGCCGGGCTGGTCATGCCGTTCATCTTTGCGCTGTCGATCGCCTATATCGGCGAACGCTTCGATCACGGCACGTCGGCCGAGATCAGCGCGCTGTTCGTCGCCGGCACGACGCTCGGCGGTTTCGCCGGCCGCTTCGTGACGAACCTGCTGACGTCGATGTGGGGCTGGCGGCATGCGCTCGATGTCGTCGCGGCGCTGTGTCTCGTCACGGGCGTCGCGATATACGCGAGCCTGCCGGCGTCCGGTGCGGTCGCGCGGCGGGTGTCGGGCCGCGATACGGATGCGGGGCCGTCGTGGCGCATCGTCACGCGCGGCCCGCTGCTCGCGTCGTTCGCGATCGGCGCATGCGTGCTCGCGTCGCAGGTGGCGACGTTCACGTTCGTCGGCCTGCGGCTCGCGCGGGCACCGTTCGGCTTCGGCACGGTCGAGATCGGCGCAATCTATGCGGTGTTCCTCGTTGCGGTGATCGTGACGCCGCTGGCCGGGCGCCTCGCGCGGCATCGCGGCCCGCGCGCGCCGGGGCTCGCGGCAGCCGCGCTCGCGATCGGCGGGGCGTTGCTGACGTTGTCGGACAGCGTGCCGGTGATCCTGGCCGGCCTCGCGCTCAGCTCGACCGCCGTGTTCGTCGAACAGGCGTCGGCCAACACGTTTATCTCGCAGGCGGCGTCGAGTGCGCGCTCGACGGCGATCGGTATCTACCTGTCCTGCTATTACTTCGGCGGCAGCCTCGGCTCGATCCTGCCGGTACCCGGCTGGCACCGGTGGGGATGGGCCGGCTGCGTCGCCTTCGTGGTCGTCGCGCAGGCCATCGTCGGCGTGCTCGTGTATCGGTTCTGGCGCACCGGCGGCACGGCCGGCATCGCGCATGCCGGCGCGCGCGACGGTACGCTCACGCGCTAGCCGAAATCAGCGATACCAGCGCGGCGTATAGACCCATTCGCGCGCATTGCCGATCGCGAAGCGCCGCGTCGTCGACGAGCCAACGATCACCATCGTACGCATGTCGACCTGATCGCCGCGCAGTGCGCCGAGCGTCGTCGTCGCAAGCGTCGCGCCCGGCCGGCCGATGTCGCGGCCGAGCACGACCACCGTGTCGGCCGCACGGTGCGCGCGCACGATGTCGAGCGCACGGTCGAGCTGCCACGGCCGCGCACGCGAGATCGGGTTGTAGAACGCCATCACCAGATCGGCCTGCGCCGCATGCCTCAGGCGCGTCTCGATCACGTCCCACGGCTTCAGGTTGTCCGACAGAGAAATCGCGCAGAAGTCGTGGCCGAGCGGCGCGCCTGCCTGCGCGGCCGTCGCGAGCGACGCCGAGATGCCGGGTTCGACGCGCAGGTCGACCGCGGCCCACTGCGGGTTGCGTGCTTCGTCGAGCGCCTCGAGCACGGCCGCGGCCATCGCGAACACGCCGGGGTCGCCGGATGACACGACCGCGACGCGCCGGCCTTCGGCCGCCAGTTCGAACGCATGGCGTGCGCGCTGCATTTCCTCGCGATTGTCGGTGCCGTGCACGCGCTGGTCGCCGCGGAAGGGGCCGGCCATGTTCACGTAGGTCGTGTAGCCGAGAATGTCGGTCGCTTCCGCGAGCGCGGCACGTGCGGCCGGCGTGAGCCACGCGGCGGCGCCCGGGCCGAGACCGAGCACGGTCAGGCGGCCGCGCGCACGGCCGAGCGTGGCGGGATCGACCGGATACGACGCCACCGCGCATGCGAGGCCGTTCGATGCCGGGCGCAGCGTGTGTGCGACACGCAACGTGCGGCCAAGCAGCGTGCCTGAATCGGCTTGCGCGTCGCTGTCGGTGTCGACGAAACGCAGCGGCACGCCGAGCGCTTGCGCGGCTTCCTCCAGCGTGGAGTTGCCGATCGCCGATGCCGGCGCGACGATGGCGGCGAGTGCCAGCCGCGCGAGACCTTGTGCGTCGAGCATGGCTTCGATGCGCGCGACAAGTGCGTCTTCCGCGTGTACTGCATCCTCGGCAACACCGACCACCACGCTGCGTGGATGGATCACGAGTTCATCGCGTGTGCCGCGCCATGCATCGGGCGTCACGCGGATCGCATGCGCTGCCGCATCGTCGCGCGGCAGCGCGACATCGTCGAGCCACGCCGCCGCGCCGTCGACGCGCGTCGAGGCACCCGCGAGCAGGTCGGACACGAAGCGCTTGCCCTGTGCGAGATCGGCCAGCGCATAGCCTTCGGGCGGATTGAGCACGCATGCGCCGAAGCGCAATTCGCCACTCGTCGTGATCGCGGGCGCGACGCCGATGCATTCGGCGATTTCGCGCGCGATCACGTTGAC
The DNA window shown above is from Burkholderia cepacia and carries:
- a CDS encoding CitMHS family transporter; this translates as MLAWIGAIAIVALFGLIITKRLSPLVALIVVPVAASLAAGFGLQTGKFIVHGVQNIGPIAGMFVFAILFFGILTDSGMLDPIIAGVLRVIGCHPPRIVMGSALLALLIHLDGSGAVTFLVTLPAMMPLYTRLGMDRRILACVASMAAGVNFLPWVGPMLRASAALHIPGSVIFTPMIPVQIVGLVFVFGTAYVLGVREAKRLGLDRAGAASLAIAPRELTDAERALRRPGRFGINVALTLVVLVTLVSGIVDPMVMFMLGTVAALVINYPDVQAQRERIDAHAKAALMMASVLLAAGAFTGIMSGTGMLKAMAEVVVAHVPVEHARHMPFVLGLLSMPLSLLFDPDSFYFGVLPVLAESGKLLGVPPIQMAQAALLGQMTTGFPVSPLTPATFLIVGLTGVELAEHQKFTIPFLFAATVLMVFAAVIVGVFPL
- a CDS encoding vWA domain-containing protein; the protein is MCHEHVRFRKRAGTPQALHCFVLDCSASMLSHDRLALAKGLIVAYFDQAARERVETALICFGGQGAARRFGPAVPRWWNARWLEPVDGGGGTPLADGIAAATQLLARDARREPGKQRWLWVLSDGRTRETAAKPAAADHVVFVDFDDAAVRIGQGARLAAAWGAQWMTADALRTDLAG
- a CDS encoding YaiI/YqxD family protein, with the protein product MQVLVDADACPAVIKDMLFRAARRAEICVTLVANQFLRTPPSPFIKAVQVPAGFDVADARIVELVEAGDLVITADIPLAAAVLDKGAHALDPRGNWFSRENIEERLSTRAMMDQLRSAGIDTGGPAPFSARDGKAFASQLDRFLARHGKS
- a CDS encoding NUDIX hydrolase is translated as MSTGPDTLAVTKERATIVCRQRSSVLLVARTASRWSLPGGTIRRGETPLEAAQRELAEETRLEGLALDYAVQFGGLSKLHHVFVVEVPAHLTPRASNEIARCKWFTVDRLDTLHASVPTRKIIEMLRLDCFSAIVNGPLR
- a CDS encoding DUF1993 domain-containing protein, encoding MTPTQLLIPTFTHMLSAQTAWLDKAVAHRQAAGDAPDAAMTLRLAPDMYPLAAQVRFSCFQAMEPVHRLRGEPLPAALLALREAGWNADAQPGTLADAQAIIAGTLAFLGELAPDALDGGTALPIALELPNGIAFDMTGEQYARDWALPQFNFHAIAAYAILRHHGVELGKADYVPHMLAYVRPGTIPQG
- a CDS encoding low molecular weight protein tyrosine phosphatase family protein, with protein sequence MTRALFICSRNRLRSPTAEAVFAAWPGIETDSAGLAPDADARLSAEQLDWADIVFVMERAHKARLSTRFGPHLTGKKIVCLDIPDRYAFMQPELVALLERKAGPFLRA
- a CDS encoding CaiB/BaiF CoA transferase family protein gives rise to the protein MAEHEQQGALAGLRIIDLSRVLGGPYATQILADHGAEVIKVEPPSGDETRTWGPPFDGDTASYFLGVNRNKLGVALDLTQPADRERLLSLLEHADAVVENFKIGTMERWGLGFDALHARFPRLVYCRVSGFGADGPLGGLPGYDAAVQALAGLMSVNGEAGGAPLRVGVPIVDLVTGLNAALGVLMALRERDASGLGQFVESTLFDCALSILHPHTPNYFHSGNAPVRTGNAHPNITPYDSFPTAGVDIFLAVGNNGQFAALCDVLGTRGWLDDPRFADNRARSAHRAALRALLETALAAHDGAALAEQLMRRGVPCAPVLGLDAALDHPHVAHREMKVELGRHRGIASPIKLGRTPATYRRPPPALNEHVAQVFAHDDHDDDDRRD